A DNA window from Ostrea edulis chromosome 5, xbOstEdul1.1, whole genome shotgun sequence contains the following coding sequences:
- the LOC125651730 gene encoding uncharacterized protein LOC125651730 isoform X1, with the protein MGRDDSTNCVQAHSFLNGLCVECYVTLLTILDIICITIELVIRLGIIKDPQTNPTESPLMSITNVTNGTHNPDPGGTCQQCSMETSLEVAHCVAHYSSVTIACVFMIEVVARIVAGCPGCWKDFLNVFDGLVVLVTCVMELLFTIFWNDVICYHVAVEAATYVVVLRFCRIPRACSVRKRIYSERLENEMHYLRKAKSKSEEHSRELTTKLKRQQREIYELQNRLSSLSMDFSNENISSISTSDLSTPQISNGTLPNGFHTTSFDELDSAMLSSSTVKQADALNTKENGPKELASRQSSVQYSSLLSEINSKREEIHHRSLKQKSGKSENGSPKTEPEDPDVIYSNTQETTYMNTTGVYDGGGGSSQDNTAADIVFQLDKIIRDNQSNGAVPTVRDSTQSAQSVETEDDEALLIRRSYGAKSGSHVRASFAGRENKAFSMEKTRASFTAHNSRANFQPRPDVSEEVKMRNLEVMAEYEGTRTYRSAEGIPLTDL; encoded by the exons CACCAACTGCGTGCAGGCCCACAGCTTTCTGAACGGCCTGTGTGTGGAATGTTATGTGACTCTTCTCACCATTCTGGACATCATATGTATCACCATAGAACTCGTCATCAGACTAGGAATAATTAAAG aCCCACAGACTAATCCTACTGAGAGTCCATTGATGTCTATCACGAATGTTACCAACGGAACACACAATCCGGATCCGGGTGGGACCTGCCAACAGTGCTCTATGGAAACCTCCTTGGAGGTAGCACACTGTGTTGCTCACTACTCAAGTGTCACAATAGCATGTGTGTTCATGATTGAG GTGGTTGCACGAATCGTTGCTGGTTGTCCTGGCTGCTGGAAAGATTTTCTTAAT GTGTTTGACGGCCTAGTCGTGCTGGTCACCTGCGTTATGGAACTTTTGTTTACCATTTTTTGGAACGATGTTATTTGTTATCATGTGGCGGTAGAGGCGGCGACCTATGTGGTGGTTCTTCGCTTTTGTCGAATTCCAAGAGCTTGTAGTG TTCGAAAGAGAATTTATTCCGAGCGGTTAGAGAACGAGATGCACTATTTAAGGAAGGCAAAATCCAAGTCTGAAGAACACTCAAGGGAACTAACCACAAAGCTGAAACGACAACAG AGAGAAATATATGAATTACAAAACCGACTTTCGTCATTATCGATGGATTTttcgaatgaaaatatttcatctatatcaACAAGCGATTTAA GTACCCCTCAGATCAGTAATGGGACATTACCAAACGGCTTTCACACTACCTCATTCGATGAACTGGACTCTGCGATGTTATCAAGTTCTACCGTCAAACAAGCTGATGCTCTCAACACCAAAGAAAATGGCCCAAAAGAATTAGCCTCAAGACAAAGTAGTGTGCAATATAGTTCTCTTCTAAGTGAAATAAACTCAAAAAGAGAAGAAATTCACCATAGAAGTCTCAAACAAAAATCAGGTAAATCTGAAAACGGTTCCCCAAAGACTGAGCCCGAGGACCCGGATGTGATATACTCTAACACTCAGGAGACTACTTACATGAACACTACTGGGGTGTATGATGGTGGGGGTGGATCTTCACAGGATAATACTGCTGCAGACATTGTGTTCCAGTTGGACAAAATCATTCGCGACAATCAGTCTAATGGCGCCGTGCCTACCGTCAGAGATTCTACACAATCTGCCCAGTCTGTGGAAACAGAAGATGACGAAGCACTCCTAATAAGAA GAAGTTACGGTGCCAAGTCAGGGTCCCATGTTCGAGCTTCATTTGCGGGGAGAGAGAATAAAGCGTTCAGCATGGAGAAGACCAGGGCTTCGTTTACAGCACACAATAGTAGGGCCAACTTTCAGCCCAGGCCGGATGTCAGTGAGGAAGTGAAAATGAGAAATTTGGAAGTAATGGCCGAATACGAGGGAACAAGAACGTATCGTAGTGCT GAGGGTATTCCACTTACAGATTTATAG
- the LOC125651730 gene encoding uncharacterized protein LOC125651730 isoform X2, translated as MSITNVTNGTHNPDPGGTCQQCSMETSLEVAHCVAHYSSVTIACVFMIEVVARIVAGCPGCWKDFLNVFDGLVVLVTCVMELLFTIFWNDVICYHVAVEAATYVVVLRFCRIPRACSVRKRIYSERLENEMHYLRKAKSKSEEHSRELTTKLKRQQREIYELQNRLSSLSMDFSNENISSISTSDLSTPQISNGTLPNGFHTTSFDELDSAMLSSSTVKQADALNTKENGPKELASRQSSVQYSSLLSEINSKREEIHHRSLKQKSGKSENGSPKTEPEDPDVIYSNTQETTYMNTTGVYDGGGGSSQDNTAADIVFQLDKIIRDNQSNGAVPTVRDSTQSAQSVETEDDEALLIRRSYGAKSGSHVRASFAGRENKAFSMEKTRASFTAHNSRANFQPRPDVSEEVKMRNLEVMAEYEGTRTYRSAEGIPLTDL; from the exons ATGTCTATCACGAATGTTACCAACGGAACACACAATCCGGATCCGGGTGGGACCTGCCAACAGTGCTCTATGGAAACCTCCTTGGAGGTAGCACACTGTGTTGCTCACTACTCAAGTGTCACAATAGCATGTGTGTTCATGATTGAG GTGGTTGCACGAATCGTTGCTGGTTGTCCTGGCTGCTGGAAAGATTTTCTTAAT GTGTTTGACGGCCTAGTCGTGCTGGTCACCTGCGTTATGGAACTTTTGTTTACCATTTTTTGGAACGATGTTATTTGTTATCATGTGGCGGTAGAGGCGGCGACCTATGTGGTGGTTCTTCGCTTTTGTCGAATTCCAAGAGCTTGTAGTG TTCGAAAGAGAATTTATTCCGAGCGGTTAGAGAACGAGATGCACTATTTAAGGAAGGCAAAATCCAAGTCTGAAGAACACTCAAGGGAACTAACCACAAAGCTGAAACGACAACAG AGAGAAATATATGAATTACAAAACCGACTTTCGTCATTATCGATGGATTTttcgaatgaaaatatttcatctatatcaACAAGCGATTTAA GTACCCCTCAGATCAGTAATGGGACATTACCAAACGGCTTTCACACTACCTCATTCGATGAACTGGACTCTGCGATGTTATCAAGTTCTACCGTCAAACAAGCTGATGCTCTCAACACCAAAGAAAATGGCCCAAAAGAATTAGCCTCAAGACAAAGTAGTGTGCAATATAGTTCTCTTCTAAGTGAAATAAACTCAAAAAGAGAAGAAATTCACCATAGAAGTCTCAAACAAAAATCAGGTAAATCTGAAAACGGTTCCCCAAAGACTGAGCCCGAGGACCCGGATGTGATATACTCTAACACTCAGGAGACTACTTACATGAACACTACTGGGGTGTATGATGGTGGGGGTGGATCTTCACAGGATAATACTGCTGCAGACATTGTGTTCCAGTTGGACAAAATCATTCGCGACAATCAGTCTAATGGCGCCGTGCCTACCGTCAGAGATTCTACACAATCTGCCCAGTCTGTGGAAACAGAAGATGACGAAGCACTCCTAATAAGAA GAAGTTACGGTGCCAAGTCAGGGTCCCATGTTCGAGCTTCATTTGCGGGGAGAGAGAATAAAGCGTTCAGCATGGAGAAGACCAGGGCTTCGTTTACAGCACACAATAGTAGGGCCAACTTTCAGCCCAGGCCGGATGTCAGTGAGGAAGTGAAAATGAGAAATTTGGAAGTAATGGCCGAATACGAGGGAACAAGAACGTATCGTAGTGCT GAGGGTATTCCACTTACAGATTTATAG